Proteins encoded within one genomic window of Edaphobacter lichenicola:
- the ppc gene encoding phosphoenolpyruvate carboxylase, with protein MPSLWSPTDWPQRLAELQAPTGELKEAPLRRDVRSLGMLLGEVLREQAGEPLYEAVEALRRIAIARREAEAPQIGAADQAAATAHLQQALARVHTLDLPAAYQLARAFGFYFELINLAETNHRKRRRLSLQLNQNASASGSIQRGDLRGTLRRLRQAGFTTEQVHALLTRICVSPVFTAHPTEVARRSVMFKRRRISDLLEQLDRIPVPEPHLESLERDLLAEITALWQTDDVRSARPTVLDEIRMALDYYESSLFDTLPVLYSEVAAALAAEYPHDKSSNSVTNKSNHDKSSATQSSIANLPQLIRFGSWIGGDRDGNPFVTPQATRDALAMARALLLTHYRRRLQNIFEQLASSTHQVPVSKELRALLDGYLSQLRTAGQSALGERFPHESIRLLIACIMMRLGATPQSAVPVPANPALKPYTRAAEMLSDLTTLRDSLIENSGPRLAEMLIDPLLIEVRTYGLHLQTLDIRQHARVHAAAVAEVSAWCPSNSTDSLNLPSALSDQTAEVLDTFRAIAELKQTYSPESIRQYVISGATSAEDVLQVIWLARLGGVRVEATAPTTDGRIDDPGLQPVPLFESIEDLQNAPAIMRKLWTSDVYKPLLASWNRQQEVMLGYSDSNKDGGMITSTWEIWKAHRALHQVARECNVTLRLFHGRGGTVGRGGGPTHRAIFAQPVDSFTGELRITEQGEVLNWKYSDVVLAERNLELMIAASLDALARPDAALQRGAQTPHLTGEILPAWEATLNELSATSYEFYRKHIVDNPDTFTYFEQSTPVAELEHARLGSRPAKRSGKKTMADLRAIPWVFGWMQSRQLVPAYFGVGHALHQFIQSKPDGLAQLQTMARDFPLFLDIIRNVEMALAKADFGIARLYASLVEDEALRDRVFTTLEAEFNLTHRMILEITQQRSLLETNPVLERSIRLRNPYVDPMSLIQVELMRRKRAALAKEESNSPELDRAISATINGISAGLRNTG; from the coding sequence ATGCCGTCTCTCTGGTCCCCAACCGACTGGCCCCAGCGCCTCGCCGAACTACAGGCTCCGACTGGTGAGTTGAAAGAAGCTCCCCTGCGCCGCGACGTCCGCTCTCTCGGCATGCTGCTCGGAGAGGTGTTACGCGAGCAGGCCGGCGAGCCGCTCTACGAGGCTGTCGAGGCGCTTCGCCGCATCGCAATCGCCCGTCGCGAGGCGGAGGCCCCGCAGATCGGAGCTGCCGACCAGGCCGCCGCCACCGCCCATCTCCAGCAGGCGCTCGCCCGCGTCCATACGCTTGACCTTCCCGCCGCCTACCAGTTGGCCCGCGCCTTCGGCTTCTACTTCGAACTCATCAACCTCGCCGAGACCAACCATCGCAAGCGCCGGCGCCTCTCCCTGCAGCTCAATCAGAACGCCAGCGCATCCGGTTCCATTCAGCGTGGCGATCTGCGCGGAACTCTTCGCCGCCTCCGCCAGGCTGGCTTTACCACCGAACAAGTGCACGCGCTGCTGACTCGCATCTGCGTCTCCCCGGTCTTCACGGCGCATCCCACCGAGGTCGCCCGCCGCAGCGTCATGTTCAAGCGCCGCCGCATCTCCGATCTGCTCGAACAGCTCGACCGCATTCCCGTCCCCGAACCTCACCTGGAATCCCTTGAGCGCGATCTGCTGGCCGAGATCACCGCACTTTGGCAGACCGACGACGTACGCAGCGCCCGCCCCACCGTACTCGACGAGATCCGCATGGCCCTCGACTACTACGAGTCGAGCCTCTTCGACACTCTTCCGGTTCTCTACTCTGAGGTCGCCGCCGCGCTCGCAGCCGAATATCCCCACGATAAAAGCTCTAATTCAGTTACAAATAAATCGAACCATGACAAGTCTTCAGCAACTCAATCCTCTATCGCCAACCTACCCCAGCTGATCCGCTTTGGCTCCTGGATCGGCGGCGACCGCGACGGCAATCCCTTCGTCACTCCCCAGGCAACTCGTGACGCCCTCGCAATGGCTCGCGCTCTCTTGTTGACACACTATCGACGCCGTTTGCAAAACATCTTCGAGCAGCTTGCAAGCTCGACCCACCAGGTCCCCGTCTCCAAAGAACTAAGGGCGTTGCTCGACGGCTACCTCAGTCAACTCCGCACCGCCGGCCAGAGTGCTCTCGGAGAGCGCTTCCCTCACGAATCCATCCGGCTGCTCATCGCCTGCATCATGATGCGGCTGGGAGCAACTCCGCAATCCGCGGTTCCCGTTCCGGCCAACCCCGCGCTCAAGCCCTACACCCGCGCCGCCGAGATGCTCTCCGATCTCACGACCCTTCGCGATTCGCTGATTGAAAATAGCGGCCCGCGCCTCGCCGAGATGCTGATCGACCCGCTGCTGATAGAGGTTCGCACCTACGGCCTGCACCTGCAGACGCTGGACATTCGCCAGCACGCTCGCGTCCACGCCGCCGCCGTTGCCGAGGTCTCGGCATGGTGCCCTTCCAACTCGACTGACTCGCTCAACCTCCCATCCGCGCTGAGCGATCAGACCGCAGAGGTCCTCGACACCTTTCGCGCCATAGCCGAGCTCAAGCAAACCTACTCACCAGAGTCCATCCGGCAGTACGTCATCAGCGGCGCAACCAGCGCGGAAGATGTACTTCAGGTCATCTGGCTCGCGCGTCTCGGCGGCGTCAGAGTTGAAGCCACAGCCCCAACCACGGATGGAAGAATAGACGATCCCGGCCTCCAGCCCGTCCCGCTCTTTGAGTCCATCGAGGATCTTCAGAACGCCCCCGCCATCATGCGCAAGCTCTGGACAAGCGATGTCTACAAGCCGCTGCTCGCAAGCTGGAACCGCCAGCAGGAGGTCATGCTCGGCTACTCCGACTCGAATAAGGATGGCGGCATGATCACCAGCACATGGGAGATATGGAAGGCCCACCGTGCGCTCCACCAGGTCGCCCGCGAGTGCAATGTGACGTTGCGGCTGTTCCACGGTCGCGGCGGTACGGTAGGTCGCGGCGGCGGCCCAACCCACCGCGCCATCTTCGCTCAGCCCGTCGACAGCTTCACCGGCGAACTTCGCATCACCGAGCAGGGCGAGGTCCTCAACTGGAAGTACTCCGACGTAGTGCTCGCCGAGCGCAATCTCGAGTTGATGATCGCAGCAAGCCTCGACGCACTGGCCCGCCCCGATGCAGCGTTGCAGCGTGGCGCCCAGACTCCCCACCTCACCGGCGAGATCCTTCCCGCATGGGAGGCCACGCTCAACGAACTTTCAGCCACCTCCTACGAGTTCTACCGCAAACACATCGTCGACAACCCGGACACGTTTACCTACTTCGAACAGTCCACTCCCGTCGCGGAGCTCGAACACGCCCGCCTGGGCTCACGCCCCGCCAAACGGAGTGGCAAAAAAACCATGGCCGATCTGCGCGCCATCCCATGGGTCTTCGGCTGGATGCAGTCGCGGCAGCTTGTTCCTGCCTACTTCGGCGTCGGCCACGCGCTTCATCAATTCATTCAATCCAAACCCGACGGCCTCGCGCAGCTCCAAACCATGGCCCGCGACTTCCCTCTCTTCCTCGACATCATCCGCAACGTCGAGATGGCTCTTGCGAAGGCAGACTTCGGCATCGCTCGCCTCTATGCATCCCTGGTCGAAGACGAAGCCCTTCGCGACCGCGTCTTCACGACGCTTGAAGCTGAGTTCAACCTGACCCACCGCATGATTCTCGAGATCACCCAGCAAAGATCGCTCCTCGAGACCAATCCGGTTCTCGAGCGTTCCATCCGGCTGCGCAATCCGTATGTCGATCCGATGTCGCTGATACAGGTCGAGCTGATGCGACGCAAGCGAGCCGCCCTGGCAAAAGAAGAGTCCAACTCTCCCGAGCTGGACCGCGCCATCTCCGCAACGATAAACGGCATCAGCGCCGGCCTCCGCAACACCGGCTGA
- a CDS encoding MFS transporter: MADGSERVELAVEKDYRSAFKSRDFRLYQTARLMVILGAEAQSVAVAWQVYAITHSALDLGYTGLALFLPGLFVMLAAGHAADRYDRRKIILLCYGLQACCTAVLLWLSLSATALEHGRIWPIYAVLVGIGLGRAFSGPAASAMLPSLVPKEDFVNAVTWGATVYQIANMSGPAVGGLLFTLPLAGVAAMCNGAPLVYSFTLLMLLGFIVLVSMIRTKMVTTEKKAFSMKTVLAGLEYVWRAKLLLGSISLDLFAVLLGGATALLPIFATDILHTGPRGLGLLRAMPSVGALAVSLMMVVRPIKRKAGLTMLVCVGIFGAATVVFGLSKSIYLSAAALAIVGASDMVSVVVRSSVLQLATPPEMRGRVSAVNWLFIGASNEFGEFESGVTAHWWGAVRAVVIGGIGSMLVTASAAGLFPQLRNADALTAEALMRAKEQLSVAEPVD; encoded by the coding sequence ATGGCGGATGGTTCGGAACGAGTAGAGCTGGCGGTAGAGAAGGATTACCGCTCGGCATTCAAGTCACGGGACTTTCGGCTTTATCAGACGGCGCGGTTGATGGTGATTCTGGGGGCAGAAGCTCAATCGGTCGCAGTGGCATGGCAGGTGTATGCGATCACACACTCTGCGTTGGATCTTGGATATACGGGGCTCGCGCTCTTTCTGCCTGGGCTGTTCGTCATGTTGGCCGCAGGACATGCGGCGGATCGGTATGACCGGCGCAAGATTATTCTGCTCTGCTACGGGCTGCAGGCTTGTTGCACGGCTGTGCTGCTGTGGCTTTCCTTAAGCGCGACGGCGTTGGAGCATGGGCGAATCTGGCCGATCTATGCGGTGCTGGTGGGGATTGGGTTGGGCAGGGCGTTCAGCGGACCGGCGGCGAGCGCGATGCTGCCAAGCCTGGTGCCGAAGGAAGACTTCGTGAACGCGGTGACCTGGGGCGCGACGGTCTACCAGATTGCGAATATGTCGGGGCCCGCTGTGGGTGGTCTGTTGTTTACTCTGCCGCTGGCCGGTGTTGCGGCGATGTGCAATGGCGCGCCGCTCGTATACAGCTTTACGCTCCTGATGTTGCTGGGGTTCATCGTGCTGGTCAGCATGATTCGGACGAAGATGGTGACCACGGAGAAGAAAGCGTTCAGCATGAAGACAGTGCTGGCGGGGCTGGAGTATGTCTGGCGCGCGAAGCTGCTGTTGGGGTCGATCTCGCTGGATCTGTTTGCCGTGCTGCTGGGCGGCGCAACGGCGCTGCTGCCGATCTTTGCGACCGACATTCTGCATACTGGACCGCGTGGGCTTGGGTTGCTCAGGGCGATGCCATCGGTGGGCGCGCTCGCGGTTTCGCTGATGATGGTCGTGCGGCCGATCAAGCGCAAGGCCGGCTTGACGATGCTGGTGTGTGTTGGAATCTTCGGCGCGGCTACGGTTGTCTTCGGCTTGTCGAAGAGCATCTACCTTAGCGCGGCAGCTCTGGCGATCGTCGGTGCGAGTGACATGGTGAGTGTGGTGGTTCGGTCGAGCGTGCTGCAACTGGCGACGCCGCCTGAGATGCGTGGTCGCGTGAGTGCCGTGAACTGGCTGTTTATCGGAGCGTCGAATGAGTTTGGCGAGTTTGAAAGCGGCGTGACGGCGCACTGGTGGGGCGCGGTTCGGGCGGTGGTGATTGGAGGGATCGGGTCGATGCTGGTGACGGCCTCTGCTGCCGGGCTGTTTCCGCAGCTGCGCAATGCTGACGCTCTGACGGCGGAGGCTTTGATGAGAGCCAAGGAGCAGTTGAGTGTCGCAGAGCCGGTAGATTAG